The following proteins come from a genomic window of Phaeodactylum tricornutum CCAP 1055/1 chromosome 19, whole genome shotgun sequence:
- a CDS encoding predicted protein, which yields MINLRRTLLTALLAHASALLLPAQKFSLRTDVAVRNHYAKLKMSPLQHLGASMERDGIVVTSSKPTVGQMLTTATLCSMLVLNPMPTQAYDASDYASETVQFALQSVKDAAGKKEETLKAFENIAEIITEGKGVGGEINYQGVKLDRGYVSDEDTSIYNPGLTLLTESEKERLVEAVVDSRKAGYIANQWSDDNQAGFDFLRGSLDPYHMYELRGYLGFVPFYGAAVYLAVLAVQQLARPGFPTAYFAGVAAIFLPAIVLIALGPQ from the coding sequence ATGATAAACCTACGAAGGACCCTGTTGACAGCTTTACTTGCACATGCATCAGCTCTGCTGTTACCCGCTCAGAAATTTTCACTAAGGACGGATGTGGCGGTACGAAATCATTATGCAAAATTGAAAATGTCTCCGCTACAACACCTTGGCGCTTCGATGGAACGTGATGGCATCGTAGTAACGTCTTCGAAACCGACCGTTGGCCAGATGCTGACAACGGCAACACTTTGTAGTATGCTGGTACTAAATCCGATGCCAACGCAGGCGTACGATGCATCCGACTACGCAAGCGAAACCGTACAATTTGCCTTGCAAAGTGTCAAGGACGCGGCtggaaagaaggaagagACGCTCAAAGCCTTCGAAAATATCGCCGAAATCATCACGGAAGGAAAAGGCGTTGGTGGGGAGATCAACTATCAAGGTGTCAAGCTAGATCGCGGCTACGTATCCGACGAAGATACCAGTATCTACAATCCAGGTCTCACCTTGCTGACTGAATCCGAGAAAGAACGTTTAGTGGAGGCTGTAGTAGACTCCAGAAAGGCGGGATACATCGCTAACCAATGGAGCGACGATAATCAGGCTGGATTCGATTTTTTACGAGGGAGTTTGGATCCCTACCATATGTACGAACTGCGTGGGTATTTGGGATTTGTGCCATTTTATGGTGCAGCGGTATATCTAGCGGTGTTGGCGGTACAGCAACTTGCCAGACCAGGATTTCCGACTGCCTATTTTGCAGGCGTCGCTGCAATTTTCCTTCCAGCAATTGTTTTAATCGCTTTGGGTCCTCAATAA